The Gemmatimonadales bacterium genome window below encodes:
- a CDS encoding 4Fe-4S dicluster domain-containing protein gives MKTTMSFADEISNVMYATGTRGLNSCIQCATCSATCPAADYMDHTPRRLIAMINAGLKDEVLASNTFWTCASCYSCSARCPKEIKPSELMYALKRYSIWHRRYRSRLVGPAFSRRFVRTIMRTGKSYEPGYAPAFIFEGGPVGMVREMRFAMRLMAKRRIALVPSRVKRVANFRRMLSRIMPLEGVA, from the coding sequence ATGAAGACGACGATGTCCTTCGCGGACGAGATCTCCAACGTGATGTACGCGACGGGTACGCGCGGATTGAACAGCTGCATCCAGTGCGCGACCTGCTCGGCGACCTGTCCGGCGGCGGACTACATGGATCACACGCCGCGCCGGCTCATCGCCATGATCAACGCGGGGCTCAAGGACGAGGTGCTGGCCAGCAACACGTTCTGGACCTGCGCCTCGTGCTATTCCTGTTCCGCGCGCTGCCCGAAGGAGATCAAGCCCTCCGAGCTGATGTACGCGCTCAAGCGCTACTCCATCTGGCACCGTCGCTACCGCAGCAGGCTGGTCGGCCCCGCCTTCTCCCGCCGCTTCGTGCGGACCATCATGCGCACCGGCAAGTCGTACGAGCCGGGCTACGCGCCCGCATTCATCTTCGAGGGCGGGCCGGTTGGCATGGTGCGGGAGATGCGGTTCGCGATGCGGCTGATGGCCAAGCGCCGGATCGCGCTGGTGCCCTCGCGCGTCAAGCGGGTCGCGAACTTCCGGCGGATGCTGAGCCGGATCATGCCTCTGGAAGGTGTCGCATGA
- a CDS encoding response regulator, translating into MSERKKLMIIDDDPEYVAATRAVLEGAGYETDVAYNPREGLAALRAHRHDLLLLDLLMGRGAEGVTVARAIRADPGLKRLPILVVTGLRTQLASIFGNRALHTDDIPLDDLLEKPVVPAVLLEKVAALLHPAASAQPVS; encoded by the coding sequence GTACGTCGCGGCCACCCGGGCCGTGCTCGAGGGGGCCGGCTACGAGACCGACGTCGCCTACAACCCCCGCGAGGGGCTGGCGGCGCTCCGGGCCCACCGGCACGACCTGCTGCTCCTCGACCTGCTGATGGGGCGGGGGGCGGAGGGCGTCACCGTGGCGCGCGCCATCCGGGCGGACCCGGGCCTCAAGCGGCTCCCGATCCTGGTGGTCACGGGGCTCCGCACGCAGCTCGCCTCGATCTTCGGGAACCGCGCGCTCCACACGGACGACATCCCGCTCGACGACCTGCTCGAGAAGCCGGTGGTGCCCGCCGTGCTGCTGGAGAAGGTCGCGGCCCTGCTTCACCCGGCGGCGTCGGCACAGCCGGTGTCCTGA